One stretch of Nocardia mangyaensis DNA includes these proteins:
- a CDS encoding 5-oxoprolinase/urea amidolyase family protein, translated as MQTTVQDWPGRIGYWHIGVPPSGPMDDLSFRLGNRVLGNPEGAAGLECTLGGPALRFSTATWVCVTGAVADVGVNGVPIEQWRTVEVPAGGVLDVGAIRGPGMRTYILVSGGLDIDEFLGSAATFTLGKFGGGTGAALRADDTVPLGTPSTRIAPAVPMADLPAFGHRWELAVTEGPHGAPEFFTRTDFDTIIGTDYEVHFNSDRTGVRLIGPKPEWARTDGGEAGLHPSNIHDNAYTIGALDFTGDTPILLGPDGPSLGGFVCPVTVVAADRWKLGQLTPGDTVRFVPVRAEHAAPAAALGASRRASLGTVLSAGRDGDDGVLRRAEVDDETGVTYRRQGDDGVLVEYGTLTLDLGLRARVHALHQHLITIGLRGVIELTPGIRSLQIRVDPAVLPIAALLDLLAEAEAHLPNSAELVVPSRTVHLPLSWDDPSTREAIIRYMHGVRADAPWCPWNIEFIRRMNGLTSVEDVYRTVFDAEYLVLGLGDVYLGAPVATPTDPRHRLVTTKYNPARTWTPENAVGIGGAYLCIYGMEGPGGYQFIGRTTQVWNHRARPAGAAGPGVDRFATDAETPWLLRYFDRIRWHPVEAGELLDLRADFAAGKVDITVEDGEFRLADYRRFLADNARSIADFRAVQAEAFGAERQSWRSAGELD; from the coding sequence ATGCAGACCACCGTGCAGGACTGGCCGGGCCGAATCGGCTACTGGCACATCGGCGTTCCACCATCCGGCCCGATGGACGATCTGTCGTTCCGGCTCGGAAACCGGGTGCTCGGAAATCCGGAAGGCGCCGCGGGGCTGGAGTGCACGCTCGGCGGACCGGCCCTGCGATTCAGCACGGCCACCTGGGTGTGCGTGACAGGGGCGGTGGCCGATGTAGGAGTGAACGGTGTCCCGATCGAACAGTGGCGCACGGTCGAGGTGCCCGCCGGTGGCGTACTGGATGTCGGTGCGATTCGCGGTCCCGGGATGCGCACCTACATCCTGGTGTCCGGCGGCCTCGACATCGACGAATTCCTCGGCAGCGCGGCCACCTTCACCCTGGGCAAGTTCGGCGGCGGTACCGGCGCGGCGCTGCGCGCCGACGACACTGTCCCGCTCGGCACCCCGTCGACCCGCATCGCCCCCGCCGTCCCGATGGCCGACCTCCCGGCTTTCGGCCACCGCTGGGAACTGGCGGTCACCGAGGGCCCACACGGCGCGCCGGAGTTCTTCACCCGCACCGACTTCGACACCATCATCGGCACCGACTACGAGGTGCACTTCAACTCCGACCGCACCGGCGTCCGCCTGATCGGCCCGAAGCCGGAGTGGGCGCGCACCGATGGCGGCGAGGCCGGCCTGCATCCGTCCAACATCCACGACAACGCCTATACGATCGGCGCGCTCGATTTCACCGGCGACACCCCGATCCTGCTCGGCCCCGACGGCCCCAGCCTCGGCGGCTTCGTCTGCCCGGTCACCGTGGTCGCCGCCGACCGCTGGAAGCTCGGCCAGCTCACCCCCGGTGACACGGTGCGTTTCGTCCCCGTCCGCGCCGAACACGCCGCACCCGCCGCCGCCCTCGGCGCGAGCAGGCGCGCGTCCCTGGGCACCGTGCTCTCGGCGGGCCGCGACGGCGACGACGGCGTCCTGCGCCGTGCCGAGGTCGACGACGAGACCGGCGTGACCTATCGCCGGCAGGGCGACGACGGCGTTCTCGTCGAATACGGCACGCTCACCCTGGATCTCGGCCTCCGCGCCCGGGTCCACGCCCTGCACCAGCACCTGATCACCATCGGCCTGCGCGGGGTCATCGAACTCACCCCCGGCATCCGCTCCCTGCAGATCCGGGTCGATCCAGCGGTCCTGCCGATCGCTGCGCTTCTCGACCTACTGGCCGAAGCCGAAGCACACCTCCCGAATTCGGCCGAGCTCGTGGTCCCCAGCCGCACCGTGCATCTGCCGTTGTCGTGGGACGACCCGTCCACCCGCGAGGCCATCATCCGCTACATGCACGGCGTGCGGGCCGACGCACCGTGGTGCCCGTGGAACATCGAATTCATCCGCCGGATGAACGGCCTGACCTCGGTCGAGGACGTCTATCGCACCGTCTTCGACGCCGAATACCTCGTCCTGGGCCTCGGCGATGTCTACCTCGGCGCCCCCGTCGCCACCCCCACCGACCCCCGCCATCGTCTGGTCACCACCAAATACAACCCGGCCCGCACCTGGACGCCCGAGAACGCCGTCGGCATCGGCGGCGCGTACCTGTGCATCTACGGCATGGAGGGCCCCGGTGGCTATCAGTTCATCGGCCGCACCACCCAGGTCTGGAATCACCGTGCCCGTCCGGCCGGTGCCGCCGGACCCGGCGTCGACCGCTTCGCCACCGACGCCGAAACACCATGGCTGCTGCGCTATTTCGACCGTATCCGCTGGCATCCGGTCGAGGCCGGCGAACTCCTCGATCTGCGTGCGGATTTCGCCGCGGGCAAGGTCGACATCACCGTGGAAGACGGCGAGTTCCGCCTCGCGGACTACCGCCGGTTCCTCGCCGACAACGCGCGCTCCATCGCCGACTTCCGCGCCGTGCAGGCCGAGGCGTTCGGCGCCGAACGCCAGTCCTGGCGCTCGGCGGGCGAACTCGACTGA
- a CDS encoding epoxide hydrolase family protein — protein sequence MSNEIQSFRLDIPQQQLDDLRTRLDNARWPAALPGDGWDTGVPTGYLRELVDHWRTGYDWRAEEAKLNAHEQFTTEIDGQNIHFLHVRSPEPTAVPLLLTHGWPGSVAEFLDLIGPLTDPRAHGGDPADAFHVVIPSLPGFGFSGPVTEGWSVRRIAEAWVELMTRLGYERFGVQGGDIGAAVSPEVGRVAPDRVIGVHVNGGAGSFPQLPLSAQDMASLTDLERDRIARIEAFMNEEFGYIAVQSTRPQTLAYGLVDSPIGQLAWILDKFREWTHPRETLPDKIIDRNRLLTNVMIYWLTGTAGSAGYIGYAQPAQWGVVPANSGVPTGVLVLAHDVAIRRFDEAENTIVRWNDVDRGGHFAALEEPELLTTDVREFFAALR from the coding sequence ATGAGCAACGAGATCCAGTCCTTCCGCCTCGACATCCCGCAGCAGCAGCTCGATGACCTGCGCACTCGGCTCGACAACGCGCGCTGGCCCGCAGCGCTGCCGGGTGACGGCTGGGACACCGGCGTGCCGACCGGCTACCTGCGCGAACTCGTCGACCACTGGCGCACCGGCTACGACTGGCGGGCCGAAGAAGCGAAACTCAACGCGCACGAACAGTTCACGACGGAGATCGACGGCCAGAACATCCACTTCCTGCACGTGCGCTCACCGGAACCCACCGCGGTGCCGTTGCTGCTCACCCACGGCTGGCCGGGCTCGGTCGCGGAGTTCCTCGACCTGATCGGCCCGCTGACCGATCCGCGTGCGCACGGTGGCGATCCGGCCGACGCCTTCCACGTGGTGATCCCGTCGCTGCCGGGCTTCGGCTTCTCCGGCCCGGTCACCGAGGGGTGGTCGGTGCGCCGGATCGCCGAGGCGTGGGTCGAGCTGATGACCCGGCTCGGGTACGAGCGCTTCGGGGTGCAGGGCGGCGACATCGGGGCGGCGGTGAGCCCGGAGGTCGGGCGGGTCGCACCGGATCGGGTGATCGGGGTGCACGTCAACGGTGGTGCGGGTTCGTTCCCTCAGCTGCCGCTGTCGGCGCAGGACATGGCGAGCCTGACCGACCTCGAGCGGGACCGCATCGCACGAATCGAGGCGTTCATGAACGAGGAGTTCGGCTATATCGCCGTGCAGTCCACCCGTCCGCAGACACTGGCCTACGGGCTGGTCGACTCCCCGATCGGGCAGCTGGCGTGGATCCTGGACAAGTTCCGGGAGTGGACGCACCCGCGGGAGACGCTGCCGGACAAAATCATCGATCGCAATCGGCTGCTGACCAACGTGATGATCTACTGGCTCACCGGCACGGCGGGCTCGGCGGGGTACATCGGCTACGCGCAGCCGGCGCAATGGGGTGTGGTGCCCGCGAATTCGGGTGTGCCGACCGGCGTGCTCGTCCTCGCCCACGATGTCGCGATCCGCCGCTTCGACGAGGCGGAGAACACGATCGTGCGGTGGAACGATGTGGATCGGGGCGGGCACTTCGCGGCGCTCGAGGAACCGGAACTGCTCACCACCGATGTGCGCGAGTTCTTCGCCGCGCTGCGCTGA
- a CDS encoding helix-turn-helix transcriptional regulator: MLETSARLLRLLSLLQTPRDWTGTELAERLEVDARTVRRDIEKLRGLGYPVDATPGVGGYRLGAGAKLPPLLLDDDEAVAVAIGLRTAAGGTVAGIEDSSLRALTKLEQVLPSRLRHRVSLLHSVTVTVPAAATRVDPDVLTAVAATIRDNHRLRFDYRTHDGTTTLRTAEPHRLAHTGRHWYLIAWDVDRADWRTYRVDRVTPRIPTGPRFTPREAPDLDLGGYLTRGITTATYRYQAVITLAVSAAVAADRIAPTVGLIEPLTPDTCLLRTGSNDLTELAIYVATFDFPFHVEEPPELIAHLRTLATRFAEATD; the protein is encoded by the coding sequence ATGCTGGAAACCTCGGCCCGCCTGCTCCGTCTGCTGTCGCTGCTGCAGACTCCCCGCGACTGGACCGGCACCGAACTCGCCGAGCGTCTCGAGGTCGACGCGCGCACCGTGCGCCGCGATATCGAGAAGCTGCGCGGCCTCGGCTATCCGGTCGACGCGACGCCCGGCGTCGGTGGCTACCGGCTCGGCGCGGGCGCGAAGCTGCCCCCGCTGCTCCTCGACGACGACGAAGCGGTCGCCGTGGCCATCGGCCTGCGCACCGCGGCGGGCGGCACCGTCGCCGGGATCGAGGACAGTTCTCTGCGCGCGCTCACCAAACTCGAACAGGTGCTGCCCTCGCGCCTGCGTCACCGCGTGAGCCTGCTGCACTCGGTGACCGTCACCGTTCCCGCCGCCGCGACCCGCGTCGACCCCGATGTCCTCACCGCCGTGGCGGCCACCATCCGCGACAACCACCGTCTCCGCTTCGACTACCGAACCCACGACGGCACAACGACTTTGCGCACCGCGGAGCCCCATCGCCTGGCGCACACGGGCCGCCACTGGTACCTCATCGCCTGGGACGTCGACCGTGCCGACTGGCGCACCTACCGCGTCGACCGGGTCACGCCCCGCATCCCCACCGGTCCCCGTTTCACGCCCCGCGAAGCCCCTGATCTCGACCTCGGCGGTTACCTGACCCGTGGCATCACCACGGCCACCTACCGCTACCAGGCCGTCATCACCCTCGCGGTCTCCGCCGCCGTCGCCGCCGACCGCATCGCCCCCACCGTCGGCCTGATCGAGCCCCTCACCCCCGACACCTGCCTCCTGCGCACCGGCTCCAACGACCTCACCGAACTGGCGATCTACGTGGCCACCTTCGACTTCCCCTTCCACGTCGAAGAACCCCCCGAACTCATCGCCCACCTCCGCACCCTCGCCACCCGTTTCGCCGAGGCCACCGACTGA
- a CDS encoding MarR family winged helix-turn-helix transcriptional regulator: MQELFDDPRLTAAGLLFEAHSGLLAKLEPTWKTHGLSGLDLNALMRLSRSPGHRLRMSDLATQTELSTSGVTRLVDRLARDGLVERQLAPADRRSAYAALTEAGGRRLEQALPDYLAALDQWLTGLLTPTQLDGLVTALRILRDATNPSATAIARLDS; the protein is encoded by the coding sequence ATGCAAGAACTGTTCGACGACCCGCGGTTGACCGCCGCAGGTTTGCTCTTCGAGGCGCACAGCGGTTTGCTCGCCAAGCTCGAACCCACCTGGAAAACGCACGGCCTCTCCGGCCTCGACCTCAATGCCCTGATGCGGCTGAGTCGCTCCCCGGGCCACCGCCTGCGCATGTCCGATCTCGCAACGCAGACGGAACTGTCGACCAGCGGCGTCACCCGCCTGGTCGACCGCCTGGCGCGCGACGGGTTGGTCGAACGCCAACTCGCCCCCGCCGACCGCCGCAGCGCCTACGCGGCACTGACCGAAGCCGGCGGCCGCCGCCTGGAACAAGCCCTCCCCGACTACCTGGCCGCCCTCGACCAATGGCTGACCGGTCTGCTCACACCCACCCAACTGGACGGCCTGGTCACCGCCCTCCGCATCCTCCGCGACGCCACCAACCCCTCCGCCACCGCGATCGCCCGGCTGGACAGCTGA
- a CDS encoding NAD(P)-dependent alcohol dehydrogenase, which produces MTEVETTTMIAVVAPRYGGSEVLRVEVAPLPVPGEREVMVRVRAASLCSGDLHLLNGTPYLLRLGFGLRRPKRPGIGQNLAGHVVAVGAQVTEFQVGDRVFGEIPGGAFAEYACAAVGALALVPDGLGMEEAAAIPDSGMTALQGLRDIGKVEPGQRVLINGASGGVGSFAVQIAKLLGAHVTAVCSTRHLEMVRGIGADVVIDYTADDFTRTDAPYDVVFDLAGNRSLREIRRALAPDGVFVSSAAAPGDHWFGPIRWLAAVALTDLFTRPTMKSLLMRPSATDLAHLADLAADGRLRPVLERQVPLIETPSAIAVFAQGHAAGKTVLTVAG; this is translated from the coding sequence ATGACCGAGGTGGAAACAACTACGATGATCGCGGTGGTCGCGCCCCGCTACGGCGGCAGTGAGGTGTTGCGTGTCGAGGTCGCGCCGCTGCCGGTGCCAGGGGAGCGGGAAGTGATGGTGCGGGTGCGCGCGGCATCGCTGTGCAGCGGGGATCTGCATCTGCTGAACGGGACGCCGTATCTGTTGCGGCTGGGGTTCGGGTTGCGCAGGCCGAAGCGGCCGGGGATTGGACAGAACCTGGCGGGCCACGTCGTCGCGGTGGGTGCGCAGGTGACCGAATTTCAGGTGGGCGACCGGGTTTTCGGTGAGATCCCCGGTGGCGCCTTCGCCGAGTATGCGTGCGCGGCCGTCGGCGCGCTCGCCCTCGTGCCTGACGGGCTGGGTATGGAAGAGGCCGCGGCGATCCCGGATTCGGGGATGACCGCCCTGCAGGGCCTGCGCGACATCGGCAAGGTCGAGCCGGGTCAACGGGTGCTGATCAATGGGGCCTCGGGCGGGGTCGGGAGCTTCGCGGTGCAGATCGCGAAGCTGCTCGGCGCGCACGTGACCGCCGTGTGCAGTACCCGGCACCTCGAGATGGTGCGCGGCATCGGCGCGGATGTCGTCATCGACTACACGGCAGACGATTTCACCCGCACCGATGCCCCCTATGACGTCGTCTTCGATCTGGCGGGCAATCGCTCGCTACGGGAGATCCGTCGGGCACTCGCTCCCGACGGAGTGTTCGTCTCCTCGGCCGCCGCGCCCGGTGACCACTGGTTCGGCCCGATCCGCTGGCTCGCCGCGGTCGCGCTCACCGATCTGTTCACCCGGCCGACGATGAAGTCGCTGCTCATGCGGCCGTCGGCCACCGACCTCGCCCACCTGGCCGACCTGGCCGCCGATGGGCGTCTGCGACCGGTGCTCGAACGCCAGGTACCCCTGATCGAAACGCCCTCTGCCATAGCGGTGTTCGCGCAAGGACATGCCGCGGGCAAGACCGTGCTGACCGTGGCCGGATGA
- a CDS encoding TetR/AcrR family transcriptional regulator — protein MPPRNPLTRDRILRAAVELADQEGAAALSMRKLAKAVGVEAMSLYNHVANKDDLLDGIVDLVVAEIYVPRTDGDWRRELRHRATSAHEVLLAHRWATPLIGSRVNVGPAMLGYVEATLGCLVAAGFTYEQADRAWNAIDSHIYGFTLQAITFPLDPSEYASAASQFLPLIPAETHPHMHALSTQVISGTHSGAADFTFGLDLLLDGLTHLLHRSSPS, from the coding sequence ATGCCGCCACGCAACCCACTCACTCGGGACCGGATCCTGCGCGCCGCCGTCGAACTGGCCGACCAGGAAGGAGCGGCGGCCCTGTCGATGCGCAAGCTCGCCAAGGCGGTCGGGGTGGAAGCCATGTCGCTCTACAACCACGTCGCCAACAAGGACGATCTACTCGACGGCATCGTCGACCTGGTCGTCGCCGAGATCTATGTCCCCCGGACGGACGGCGACTGGCGCCGCGAACTCCGCCACCGCGCCACCTCCGCGCACGAGGTCCTGCTGGCCCACCGCTGGGCCACTCCCCTCATCGGCTCCCGCGTCAATGTCGGCCCCGCCATGCTCGGCTATGTCGAGGCCACCCTCGGCTGCCTGGTCGCCGCGGGCTTCACCTACGAGCAGGCCGACCGCGCCTGGAACGCCATCGACTCCCACATCTACGGCTTCACCCTCCAGGCCATCACTTTTCCCCTCGACCCTTCCGAATATGCCTCGGCGGCATCGCAATTCCTCCCCCTGATCCCGGCCGAGACACACCCACACATGCACGCCCTGTCCACCCAGGTGATCAGCGGAACCCACTCCGGCGCCGCCGATTTCACCTTCGGACTCGATCTGTTACTCGACGGCCTGACGCACCTGCTCCACCGAAGCAGCCCGTCGTAG
- a CDS encoding pyridoxamine 5'-phosphate oxidase family protein → MTVKVTSFAALEDEFNAYVGSIVSATMVTVDSKGRPRTRVLIPVWELVGADPVGWLATYKTKVKAAHIAGNPYTSFSYWARGNNSAAVDAHAAWVDDLDLKAHVWRLYRKTSPRGAGYNLGQFWNSPSDPLLHVLKLTPWRVQVIRGRDLRSRIWQPAAS, encoded by the coding sequence ATGACAGTGAAAGTGACCTCGTTCGCCGCGCTCGAGGACGAGTTCAACGCCTACGTGGGCAGCATCGTGTCCGCCACGATGGTCACCGTGGACTCGAAGGGGCGACCGAGAACTCGCGTCCTCATACCAGTCTGGGAACTGGTCGGCGCAGACCCGGTGGGTTGGCTGGCGACCTACAAGACCAAGGTCAAGGCCGCGCACATCGCGGGCAACCCGTACACGAGCTTCTCGTACTGGGCGCGCGGAAACAACTCGGCCGCCGTCGACGCCCACGCGGCCTGGGTCGATGACCTGGACCTGAAAGCCCATGTCTGGCGCCTGTATCGCAAGACCAGCCCACGCGGTGCCGGATACAACCTCGGCCAGTTCTGGAACTCGCCGAGCGATCCGCTGTTGCACGTTCTGAAGTTGACGCCGTGGCGGGTTCAGGTCATCCGAGGCAGGGACCTGCGCAGCAGGATCTGGCAGCCCGCAGCGTCCTGA
- a CDS encoding MFS transporter translates to MSGRVWGMLLVLCAAIFLEGVDVSMMGVALPAIQADLGMTTGELQWVVSAYVLTYGGFMLMGGRAADLLGRRRMFLFWLAVFMVFSGLGAFAGDGWVLILSRLVKGVAAAFLTPAGLSIITTSFPEGRLRNKALLVYAGTAAAGFSLGLVVGGLLTTISWRWVFIAPVIMTAAILAAAIVLVPKDEPLERSSGGFDLTGAISVTAAVLLLVLTVERSTHVSAAQTIGLLILSAALLVLFVITEKRSRSPLVRLGIFASGPLVRANLAAILFSGSFFAFQFIVVLYLQQLRGWSPLQTGLALLAIGVDAVLAPTLTPWLVNRFGNVRVIFGGLVIAALAYVLFQPMAMDWTYAAMFPSMILLGLAFALVYGPLTIAATDGVSGDEQGLAGGLLNTSFQFGAGVGLAIVTAVSTAVIGGATTSAAILDGYRAALLVPVGAAVLGALVIAVGLRRTSTQTPTLEPA, encoded by the coding sequence ATGAGCGGTCGCGTGTGGGGGATGCTGCTCGTCTTGTGTGCGGCGATCTTCCTCGAGGGCGTGGATGTTTCGATGATGGGCGTCGCGCTGCCCGCCATTCAGGCCGATCTGGGGATGACCACCGGCGAACTGCAATGGGTGGTCAGCGCGTATGTGCTCACCTACGGCGGATTCATGCTGATGGGCGGCCGGGCCGCCGACCTGCTGGGGCGGCGGCGGATGTTCCTGTTCTGGCTGGCGGTGTTCATGGTCTTCTCCGGCCTCGGCGCCTTCGCCGGGGACGGCTGGGTGCTGATCCTGTCCAGGCTGGTCAAGGGTGTCGCCGCGGCGTTCCTCACGCCTGCGGGCCTGTCGATCATCACCACCAGCTTCCCGGAGGGCAGGCTGCGCAACAAGGCGCTGCTCGTCTACGCCGGGACCGCTGCCGCCGGGTTCTCGCTCGGGCTGGTGGTGGGTGGCCTGCTGACCACGATCAGCTGGCGGTGGGTCTTCATCGCGCCGGTCATCATGACCGCCGCGATCCTGGCGGCCGCCATCGTGCTGGTGCCGAAAGACGAACCGCTGGAACGCTCCTCGGGTGGGTTCGATCTGACCGGGGCGATCAGCGTGACCGCCGCGGTGCTGCTGCTCGTTCTCACGGTGGAGCGATCGACGCACGTCAGCGCCGCCCAAACCATCGGCCTGCTGATACTCAGCGCGGCGCTGCTGGTGCTGTTCGTGATCACCGAGAAGCGTTCGCGATCGCCACTGGTCCGGCTGGGCATCTTCGCCTCGGGTCCGCTGGTTCGCGCCAACCTCGCCGCGATCCTGTTCTCCGGTTCGTTCTTCGCCTTCCAGTTCATCGTGGTGCTGTACCTGCAGCAGCTGCGGGGCTGGTCGCCGTTGCAGACCGGTTTGGCCCTGCTGGCCATCGGCGTCGATGCCGTCCTGGCACCGACGCTCACCCCCTGGCTGGTGAATCGGTTCGGCAATGTGCGGGTGATCTTCGGCGGGCTGGTCATCGCCGCGCTGGCCTACGTCCTGTTCCAGCCGATGGCCATGGACTGGACCTACGCCGCGATGTTCCCCAGCATGATCCTGCTCGGGCTGGCCTTCGCGCTGGTGTACGGGCCGCTCACGATCGCCGCGACCGACGGTGTCAGCGGCGACGAACAGGGTCTCGCGGGCGGGTTGCTCAATACGTCGTTCCAGTTCGGCGCGGGAGTCGGTCTGGCGATCGTCACCGCGGTGAGCACCGCCGTCATCGGCGGCGCCACCACCTCGGCCGCGATTCTGGACGGCTATCGCGCGGCCTTGCTCGTGCCGGTCGGCGCGGCCGTGCTCGGTGCGCTCGTGATCGCCGTCGGCCTTCGTCGGACCTCGACGCAGACCCCCACCCTGGAGCCAGCATGA
- a CDS encoding LysR family transcriptional regulator: MDWQELEVFQTLAHELHFGRTAERLHLSRARVSQVVQTLERRIGAPLFDRTSRRVALTPIGRQLLEDLTPHQFGIMQAFARAADAARGISGTLTVGFSSPMAGERVMGIAAMFRTAHPDCEVAIREVPLTDRYSSLRGGELDLALVEFPVCEPDLVTGPAIFCDPRVLAVSSAHPLAGRGTVRAEDLSGETIHVIAGLPGYFLDDLIPAHTSCRRPIQTTTSWQELLTLVAAGQGVTVCAEQGARYYPRPTLVYLPFTDAPPLTYGLVWPVTAATAMVRAFTQAAIELSAGIATPRPVPDHPVAE, translated from the coding sequence ATGGATTGGCAAGAGCTGGAGGTTTTTCAGACCCTCGCGCACGAGTTGCACTTCGGCCGCACCGCCGAGCGACTACATCTGTCGCGGGCGCGGGTGAGTCAGGTGGTCCAGACGCTGGAGCGGCGGATCGGCGCACCGCTGTTCGACCGCACCAGCCGACGGGTCGCGTTGACCCCGATCGGCAGGCAACTGCTCGAGGATCTGACGCCGCATCAGTTCGGCATCATGCAGGCGTTCGCGCGGGCGGCGGACGCGGCACGCGGCATCAGCGGCACCTTGACCGTGGGGTTCTCCAGCCCGATGGCGGGCGAGCGGGTGATGGGCATCGCGGCGATGTTCCGCACCGCGCATCCCGACTGCGAAGTCGCGATCCGGGAGGTCCCGCTGACAGACCGCTACAGTTCCCTGCGCGGCGGTGAGCTCGATCTGGCGCTGGTCGAATTCCCGGTGTGCGAGCCGGATCTGGTCACCGGCCCGGCGATCTTCTGTGATCCACGAGTGCTCGCCGTGTCGAGCGCGCACCCGCTGGCCGGCCGGGGCACGGTGCGGGCCGAGGACCTCAGCGGGGAGACCATTCACGTGATCGCCGGACTGCCGGGGTACTTCCTCGACGATCTCATCCCGGCGCACACGTCTTGTCGCCGGCCGATTCAGACGACCACGTCCTGGCAGGAACTGCTCACGCTGGTCGCCGCGGGGCAAGGCGTCACCGTCTGTGCGGAACAAGGTGCGCGCTACTACCCGCGGCCCACCCTCGTGTATCTACCGTTCACCGACGCCCCACCGCTCACCTACGGACTCGTCTGGCCGGTGACCGCCGCGACCGCGATGGTGCGGGCGTTCACACAGGCAGCGATCGAGCTGTCGGCAGGTATCGCGACGCCTCGTCCGGTCCCTGATCATCCAGTCGCGGAGTGA
- a CDS encoding ATP-grasp domain-containing protein, which produces MRLLRDNPDGVGVTIYASNVDPGAVALSVCDVAAIEPRYVGNDEYAQFALDFCRTHRIDVMIPPRRLDALAGRVADFAAVGTSLMCSPLSAVTALTSKVRTYEIGAAAGIPVPPWREATDADEFYAAVEELSRGGETLCIKPSGEYSAFGFRILDDRPLSMACLRAAPRPVVSVEAVAGAMRRAANEGEFVPPLLVMPFLDGPEISIDCLSAPGGELLVGIPRAKHGRFRTLLDDPTVVGIARRLVRHFELAYLTNIQLRYRAGEPVLLEVNPRPSAGLFHTAFADLNLPWAAIRLLLERDSGLRNPPRLGVRLAVAEAVMEVTPRLDDQGPDEASRYLPTARSLPV; this is translated from the coding sequence ATGCGGTTGCTGCGGGACAACCCCGACGGGGTCGGCGTCACCATTTACGCCAGCAATGTTGATCCGGGGGCGGTTGCGCTGTCGGTGTGTGATGTGGCGGCGATCGAGCCCCGGTACGTCGGCAACGACGAGTACGCGCAGTTCGCGTTGGACTTCTGTCGGACGCATCGCATCGATGTGATGATTCCGCCGCGTCGGCTCGATGCGCTGGCGGGGCGGGTGGCGGACTTCGCGGCGGTCGGCACCAGCCTGATGTGTTCGCCGTTGTCGGCGGTGACCGCGCTGACCAGCAAGGTGCGCACCTACGAGATCGGGGCGGCGGCGGGGATTCCGGTGCCGCCGTGGCGGGAGGCGACCGATGCCGACGAGTTCTACGCCGCGGTCGAGGAGTTGTCCCGGGGCGGGGAGACGCTCTGCATCAAGCCGAGCGGCGAGTACTCGGCATTCGGCTTTCGCATCCTGGACGACCGCCCGCTGTCCATGGCCTGCCTGCGCGCCGCACCCCGGCCGGTCGTCTCGGTCGAGGCGGTAGCGGGGGCGATGCGCCGGGCCGCGAACGAGGGCGAATTCGTGCCACCGCTGCTCGTGATGCCGTTTCTCGACGGCCCGGAGATCAGCATCGATTGCCTCTCCGCGCCGGGAGGCGAACTGCTGGTGGGTATTCCACGTGCCAAGCATGGCCGTTTCCGCACACTTCTCGACGACCCGACGGTGGTCGGGATCGCCCGGCGCTTGGTCCGCCACTTCGAACTGGCCTATCTGACCAACATCCAATTGCGTTATCGCGCTGGGGAACCAGTGCTGCTCGAGGTGAACCCGCGGCCCTCGGCGGGCCTGTTCCACACCGCCTTCGCCGACCTGAACCTGCCTTGGGCCGCGATTCGGCTACTGCTGGAACGGGATTCGGGGCTGCGTAATCCGCCGCGGCTCGGCGTTCGGCTGGCCGTGGCGGAAGCGGTCATGGAGGTCACTCCGCGACTGGATGATCAGGGACCGGACGAGGCGTCGCGATACCTGCCGACAGCTCGATCGCTGCCTGTGTGA
- a CDS encoding Uma2 family endonuclease gives MAMPSPHSDHWTAADLDHMPDDGLRYEVLNGQLVVNAAPKPKHQWLIQTLFLALQPVVPADMATLLGIGVLIGSDEPVPDLVVVTRPIDMESRGVPAAQVQVAVEVVSKSTTFPDRMVKPVIYASAGIPHYWRFEINPFKGQLPGETLPVLFAYSLGSDGNYEQTHRISAGQPVKVSAPFEFTIETGSLLP, from the coding sequence ATGGCGATGCCGTCACCGCACTCCGATCATTGGACTGCCGCAGATCTCGACCACATGCCCGATGATGGACTGCGATACGAAGTGTTGAATGGCCAACTCGTCGTGAATGCCGCACCCAAACCGAAGCATCAGTGGTTGATCCAAACGCTGTTTCTGGCGTTGCAGCCGGTTGTCCCGGCCGACATGGCCACTTTGTTAGGCATCGGTGTGCTGATCGGTTCCGACGAGCCTGTCCCTGACCTGGTTGTTGTCACCCGGCCCATCGATATGGAGAGTCGGGGTGTGCCGGCCGCGCAGGTCCAAGTCGCTGTCGAGGTGGTCTCGAAGTCGACCACTTTCCCCGACCGCATGGTGAAGCCGGTGATCTACGCCTCTGCGGGAATCCCGCACTACTGGCGGTTCGAGATCAACCCGTTCAAAGGCCAGCTTCCCGGCGAGACCCTCCCGGTTCTCTTCGCCTATTCGTTGGGCTCCGACGGCAACTACGAACAAACACACCGAATCTCGGCTGGACAACCTGTGAAGGTGTCCGCGCCCTTCGAGTTCACCATCGAAACCGGTTCACTGTTGCCCTGA